From Alteromonas sp. RKMC-009, one genomic window encodes:
- a CDS encoding chemotaxis protein CheX encodes MSSVISLTEDQRDALQELMNISMGQAANSLAHLIETKIGISIPKISAVTPAELFTLINRSENAFYTRQSFLGDIQGEVMAVVSEQGLTEVASLLEYEAPLSQSDIEETILELSNILAGACLAGLSNQLELATNLNMPTLFSPNKASFTELNWQHSLVMEVQFDIELSSFSMRVVFCLDRASLVRLTETIDELLG; translated from the coding sequence ATGAGCAGTGTTATTTCCCTCACAGAAGATCAACGTGACGCCCTTCAGGAGCTAATGAATATCTCTATGGGGCAAGCTGCTAATTCGCTGGCGCACCTGATAGAAACTAAAATAGGTATCTCCATACCTAAAATATCAGCCGTTACGCCAGCCGAATTATTTACACTTATTAATCGCAGTGAAAATGCGTTTTACACCAGACAATCTTTCCTTGGAGATATCCAGGGTGAAGTGATGGCGGTAGTATCAGAGCAGGGTTTAACCGAAGTGGCCAGCCTGCTCGAATACGAGGCTCCGCTCAGCCAGAGTGATATTGAAGAAACCATACTGGAGCTGTCAAATATTCTGGCCGGCGCTTGTCTGGCCGGTTTATCGAACCAGCTTGAACTGGCAACTAATCTGAATATGCCAACATTGTTTTCTCCGAATAAGGCATCATTCACCGAACTTAACTGGCAGCATAGCCTGGTAATGGAAGTGCAGTTCGATATTGAGCTCTCTTCATTCTCCATGCGGGTAGTCTTTTGTCTCGACCGTGCGTCACTGGTACGGCTAACCGAAACTATTGATGAATTGCTGGGTTAA
- a CDS encoding response regulator, with the protein MTVPLLVADDSRLSRRSVLKALPPEIEFTVTEAANGREAIDLLEKNGFRLLLLDLTMPEVDGVGVLEYLADKEERPDVIVISADFQPEKQRIVMDLGAHKFIRKPLDKEELAMTLFELGYL; encoded by the coding sequence ATGACAGTTCCGCTACTTGTGGCCGATGACTCGCGTCTGTCACGAAGAAGTGTACTAAAAGCGCTTCCGCCTGAAATCGAGTTTACTGTCACAGAAGCTGCGAATGGCAGGGAAGCAATTGATCTGCTCGAAAAGAACGGGTTCAGATTACTATTACTCGACCTGACTATGCCCGAGGTGGACGGTGTTGGTGTGCTTGAATACCTCGCGGACAAAGAAGAAAGACCAGATGTGATTGTGATCAGTGCTGACTTCCAGCCTGAAAAACAACGCATTGTTATGGATCTGGGGGCGCACAAATTCATCAGAAAGCCTCTCGATAAAGAAGAATTAGCCATGACATTGTTTGAGCTGGGGTATCTATGA
- a CDS encoding GGDEF domain-containing protein → MIHRLFLMLTGTVMYPAYRFKRYLAGLLAFSILSFNVFADLWTGDAAVHLAGVRNSPQDVLDALPASNDELSSEQRALHFYLISRANGALALHEKAEEAALAGLALAPPPPLHDYLTLALAEARDGLGLAQSMISAAAESLARARDGDDEALLFYAISVNGYINVTLNQYSEALALFQEGYRRLESPGAFFSRADFASMIALVYEYRQEPEMALRFYREAETWYRQNNVRLELANTLFGLGKATIQTGDGDEGMTLLLESADIALNIRDLQGAAFSYEAIASELIDRGMTADASPFLDDALSLFMQAGNPFMQIKVLIEKAQIAVDQGQPEEALRRLARAEEMATGESFLSQRIAIADTKARAFAAKGEHQSAYLVLLQNRQNRALLQKEINSRRILELQTRFDVEKQRAQNALLEEQNLRQQNQLKNEQRLQRYTIALIGLLIVVCGLLSWLYFNGKRHQKRLEQLANYDGLTGLMTRRKTMEDAELQYQMAQRHKTPLTAAVIDLDHFKQINDKYGHQTGDDVLRAFGRKAQKHFRKTDILGRIGGEEFLFLFPHTGTDDALDMLERFAGSVRKIPDELKIKTMQVTLSVGLVDATSFSNMTRVVAVADEALYEAKETGRDKIVTGQPSATDGQSQ, encoded by the coding sequence ATGATACACCGTCTTTTTCTTATGCTGACAGGAACAGTGATGTATCCGGCTTACCGGTTTAAAAGATACCTGGCAGGCCTGCTTGCTTTCAGTATTCTCAGTTTCAACGTATTCGCAGACTTGTGGACAGGTGATGCCGCCGTGCATCTTGCCGGTGTAAGAAACTCTCCGCAGGACGTACTCGACGCATTACCGGCCAGCAATGATGAACTGTCTTCAGAACAGCGAGCCCTGCATTTTTACCTCATCAGCCGTGCAAATGGCGCGCTTGCTTTGCATGAAAAAGCGGAAGAAGCCGCTTTAGCAGGTCTGGCACTGGCACCGCCTCCCCCTTTACATGACTATCTGACGCTGGCGCTGGCAGAAGCCAGAGACGGACTGGGTCTTGCTCAATCCATGATCTCTGCTGCGGCAGAATCGCTGGCCCGGGCCCGTGACGGTGATGACGAAGCCCTGTTGTTTTATGCAATCAGTGTGAACGGTTATATCAATGTAACTTTAAACCAGTACAGCGAAGCCCTTGCGTTATTTCAGGAAGGTTACCGCCGGCTTGAATCTCCGGGTGCTTTTTTCAGCCGGGCTGATTTTGCCAGCATGATTGCCCTTGTATACGAATACCGGCAGGAACCTGAAATGGCATTGCGTTTCTATCGCGAAGCTGAAACCTGGTACCGGCAAAATAATGTGCGCCTTGAACTGGCGAATACCCTGTTTGGATTAGGCAAAGCCACTATCCAAACCGGCGATGGTGATGAAGGCATGACCCTGCTTCTTGAATCTGCAGATATTGCCCTTAACATCCGCGATTTACAGGGTGCTGCATTCAGTTATGAAGCTATTGCATCTGAGCTGATTGACCGGGGGATGACCGCCGATGCATCGCCGTTTTTAGATGATGCCCTCAGTCTGTTTATGCAGGCTGGCAATCCGTTTATGCAAATTAAAGTCTTAATTGAAAAGGCACAAATTGCCGTTGATCAGGGTCAGCCGGAAGAGGCTTTACGCAGACTGGCCAGAGCTGAGGAAATGGCCACGGGTGAATCCTTTTTGTCACAACGAATTGCCATTGCAGATACAAAAGCCCGCGCTTTTGCCGCCAAAGGTGAGCACCAGTCTGCCTATCTGGTATTACTGCAAAACAGGCAGAACCGCGCTTTGTTACAGAAAGAAATTAACTCCAGGCGAATTCTGGAATTACAGACCCGTTTCGATGTGGAAAAGCAGCGGGCGCAAAATGCCCTGCTGGAAGAGCAAAATTTACGTCAGCAAAACCAGTTAAAGAATGAACAGCGCCTTCAGCGCTATACAATTGCACTTATCGGATTGCTTATTGTGGTATGTGGCCTGCTGAGCTGGCTGTATTTTAATGGGAAACGTCATCAGAAACGCCTTGAACAACTGGCAAACTATGACGGCCTGACTGGTTTAATGACACGCCGGAAAACCATGGAAGATGCTGAGTTACAGTATCAGATGGCCCAAAGACACAAAACGCCTTTGACAGCAGCGGTTATTGACCTCGATCATTTTAAACAAATTAACGACAAGTACGGCCATCAAACCGGGGATGATGTGCTCAGGGCCTTTGGCAGAAAGGCGCAAAAGCATTTCAGGAAAACGGATATTCTGGGCCGTATTGGTGGAGAGGAATTTCTTTTCCTGTTTCCCCATACCGGGACGGACGACGCGCTGGACATGCTTGAGCGTTTTGCCGGCAGCGTCCGGAAAATTCCTGATGAACTGAAAATCAAAACGATGCAGGTCACGTTATCCGTCGGCCTTGTCGATGCCACTTCGTTTTCCAATATGACCAGAGTAGTTGCTGTCGCAGACGAAGCGTTGTACGAGGCAAAGGAAACTGGCAGAGATAAAATAGTGACCGGTCAGCCCTCTGCTACGGACGGACAATCTCAATAG
- a CDS encoding CheR family methyltransferase, protein MSQSARQEFAFNKEDFERVRRTLYQKAGINLTDTKDSLVYSRLARRLRALSLNSFDDYLTYLKRTPEEDENFINALTTNLTSFFREAHHFDALANYLRTHPGQRTIWCSASSTGEEPYSIAMTVAEVFDSFDNPVSIIASDIDSQVLAKASAGIYSSEATTKLTPHQCKKFLHKGKGSQKGKVRVVPELRKNVSFRRINLMDVTWPIRGPIDVIFCRNVMIYFDKPTQLNILKRMVALLPDDGLYIAGHSENFNKDSQIVTPVGKTIYKPAREGRRYG, encoded by the coding sequence ATGAGCCAGAGCGCCCGGCAAGAATTTGCGTTTAATAAAGAGGATTTTGAGAGAGTCAGACGAACCTTATATCAAAAGGCAGGGATCAATCTTACAGATACGAAAGATTCACTGGTTTACAGCAGACTCGCCCGCAGACTGCGGGCGTTGTCGCTGAACAGCTTCGATGACTACCTCACATACCTGAAACGTACGCCTGAAGAAGACGAGAACTTCATCAATGCCCTGACGACAAACCTGACTTCATTTTTCCGTGAGGCCCACCACTTTGATGCGCTGGCAAATTACCTGCGGACGCATCCGGGCCAGCGGACAATATGGTGTTCAGCCAGCAGTACCGGCGAAGAGCCCTACTCCATCGCAATGACAGTGGCAGAGGTGTTCGACAGTTTTGATAATCCGGTATCAATCATTGCGTCAGACATTGACAGCCAGGTACTGGCGAAAGCCAGCGCAGGCATATACAGCAGCGAGGCAACAACCAAACTGACACCGCACCAGTGCAAGAAGTTTTTGCACAAAGGAAAAGGCAGCCAGAAAGGTAAAGTGCGGGTAGTACCGGAACTGCGAAAAAATGTCAGTTTCAGACGCATCAACCTGATGGATGTGACCTGGCCAATACGGGGACCCATTGATGTCATATTCTGCCGTAACGTGATGATTTATTTTGATAAGCCCACCCAGTTGAATATTTTGAAACGCATGGTGGCACTGTTACCGGATGACGGTTTATACATCGCCGGACATTCAGAGAACTTCAATAAGGATTCACAGATCGTTACGCCAGTGGGGAAAACCATTTACAAACCGGCCCGTGAAGGCAGACGCTATGGCTGA
- the cheD gene encoding chemoreceptor glutamine deamidase CheD encodes MAETFMDGVGHEANTYYDPRFVRQAVKILPGEYFSTGNDTLMVTVLGSCVSACLMDLHNGVCGMNHFLLPSDRGSEGEFCEASRYGMYAMELLINQMMNLGADKRHLQAKVFGGGNVVAGISVTNVGQMNSEFVTAYLRRERIPIVASDLMEDYARKIYFFPDSGQVLVKRIRKFNNSTIMDRESAYRIKLKQGPEQSEFEQFD; translated from the coding sequence ATGGCTGAAACCTTCATGGACGGCGTGGGGCACGAAGCCAACACATATTATGATCCCCGCTTTGTCCGGCAGGCTGTAAAAATTCTGCCGGGAGAGTATTTTTCTACCGGCAATGACACACTGATGGTCACAGTTCTCGGCTCTTGTGTGTCTGCTTGTCTGATGGATTTGCACAACGGCGTGTGCGGCATGAATCACTTTTTGCTGCCCTCAGACAGAGGCTCTGAAGGGGAATTTTGTGAAGCCTCCCGATATGGCATGTATGCCATGGAGTTGTTGATTAATCAGATGATGAATTTAGGTGCCGATAAGCGGCATCTGCAAGCCAAAGTATTTGGCGGCGGAAATGTGGTTGCGGGTATATCCGTCACCAATGTTGGCCAGATGAACTCAGAGTTTGTAACTGCTTACTTACGAAGAGAGCGCATTCCAATCGTTGCCAGCGATTTAATGGAAGACTACGCCCGCAAAATATATTTCTTCCCTGACTCAGGACAGGTACTCGTGAAACGGATACGGAAATTCAATAATTCAACGATCATGGACCGGGAAAGTGCTTACCGCATTAAGTTGAAACAAGGGCCTGAACAGAGTGAATTTGAACAGTTTGATTAG
- a CDS encoding methyl-accepting chemotaxis protein: protein MGMFDWINSEASRDQKIQMLRKSQAVDASTCCIMMADADRNIVYANKAVVKLLKDNEAELQKVLPHFSADNLIGENIDQFHKNPSHQKGMLAELKRPMSSNIIVGKVNFKLTLTPLKDEEGHSVGTMVEWVDQTELLLKSGMLEALHRVQALAEYTAEGELIDVNDNFLKLTGYSRAEALGKHQSAFVKQELVHNQAYKDFWDKLRRGEIDSGEYQRFGKDDKEFWVQASYNPIFDTAGKVTKVVEFAIDITKEKLKNADYSGQIEAIGKAQAVIEFDTSGNIQWANDNFLSATGYNLDEIKGQHHSMFVDPSEKISAAYSNFWNELRGGNFKSGEYKRVAKGGNEIWIQASYNPIIDMNGKVFKVVKYATLITEQKLKNAYFEGQINAIGKSQAVIEFNVDGIIQWANDNFLNTVGYTLDEIKDKHHRMFVDKETRGSEEYSQFWADLKKGKFFSGEFKRINKAGEEIWIQASYNPILDMDGNVFKVVKYATNITEEKLRTAYFEGQISAIGKSQAVIEFDMDGMILNANDNFLNTVGYTLDEIKGKHHSMFVDQETRNSNDYRSFWDQLNHGVYQSGEYKRFGKGNKEIWIQASYNPILNQNGKPFRVVKYATDVTARTTAVYDIKQVMTQLAKGDLTCEIEHEFEGEFKVLGESINQFIRDMRVTISRINHAVETISSASSEIASGNADLSSRTEQQASSLEETASSMEELTGTVRLNAENAEQANSLASQASSIAVNGGNMIQRVVETMGSINESAQKISDIIGVIDGIAFQTNILALNAAVEAARAGEQGRGFAVVASEVRTLAQRSAEAAKDIKELISDSVDKIGSGNTLVKQSGDTMGEVVTSIKRVNDIMSEIAAASSEQSNGINEISKAVTQMDEMTQQNAALVEEAAAAAESMRQQAAQLSERVATFKLSDKDRSADPMEDLPAISARPKSQSRKPAAAIGSNGKSSKPAVKAAAPEDTEEWESF, encoded by the coding sequence ATGGGTATGTTTGACTGGATCAACAGCGAAGCCTCGCGTGATCAGAAAATTCAGATGCTGCGTAAATCGCAGGCTGTCGATGCTTCTACCTGCTGCATCATGATGGCTGACGCAGACAGAAATATTGTATACGCCAACAAAGCTGTCGTTAAGTTGTTAAAGGATAACGAAGCGGAATTGCAAAAAGTATTACCGCATTTTTCAGCAGACAATCTGATTGGCGAGAACATCGATCAGTTCCATAAGAATCCTTCTCATCAAAAAGGCATGCTGGCAGAGCTCAAGCGTCCGATGTCTTCGAATATCATTGTGGGCAAAGTTAATTTTAAACTCACCCTCACCCCGCTGAAGGACGAAGAAGGCCACTCAGTGGGCACCATGGTGGAATGGGTGGATCAAACAGAACTTCTGCTGAAAAGCGGTATGCTGGAGGCCCTGCACAGGGTTCAGGCACTGGCCGAATACACAGCAGAGGGTGAACTCATCGACGTGAATGATAATTTTCTTAAACTCACCGGCTATAGCCGGGCAGAAGCTCTGGGAAAACATCAAAGCGCTTTCGTCAAACAAGAACTGGTTCACAATCAGGCATATAAAGACTTCTGGGATAAATTACGGCGCGGCGAAATTGACTCCGGGGAATATCAACGCTTTGGCAAAGATGACAAAGAGTTCTGGGTGCAGGCGTCGTATAACCCGATTTTCGACACTGCCGGCAAAGTCACCAAGGTGGTCGAGTTTGCTATCGATATAACAAAAGAAAAACTGAAAAATGCCGATTATTCAGGCCAGATTGAAGCAATCGGTAAAGCTCAGGCCGTTATTGAATTTGATACTTCCGGCAACATTCAGTGGGCCAATGACAATTTCTTAAGTGCCACCGGCTACAACCTGGATGAAATAAAGGGCCAGCACCACAGCATGTTTGTTGATCCGTCTGAAAAAATCAGTGCTGCTTACAGCAATTTCTGGAATGAATTACGGGGCGGCAACTTTAAATCAGGGGAATATAAACGGGTTGCCAAAGGCGGCAACGAGATCTGGATTCAGGCATCTTACAACCCGATTATCGATATGAACGGCAAGGTTTTCAAAGTCGTTAAATACGCCACGTTGATCACTGAACAAAAGCTGAAAAATGCCTACTTTGAAGGGCAAATTAACGCCATCGGGAAATCTCAGGCGGTCATTGAATTCAATGTGGACGGTATTATCCAGTGGGCTAATGATAACTTCCTGAATACAGTGGGTTACACCCTGGATGAAATAAAAGACAAGCATCACAGGATGTTTGTAGATAAAGAAACCCGGGGCTCAGAGGAATATTCTCAGTTCTGGGCTGACCTGAAGAAAGGCAAATTCTTCTCCGGTGAGTTTAAGCGAATTAATAAAGCCGGTGAGGAAATCTGGATTCAGGCCTCCTACAACCCTATTCTGGATATGGACGGCAATGTTTTCAAAGTAGTGAAATACGCGACCAACATTACCGAAGAAAAGTTACGTACCGCTTATTTCGAAGGTCAGATTTCGGCTATTGGTAAATCTCAGGCTGTGATTGAGTTTGATATGGATGGCATGATCCTGAATGCCAACGATAACTTCCTGAACACAGTGGGCTATACCCTTGATGAAATTAAAGGTAAACATCACAGCATGTTTGTGGATCAGGAAACCCGCAACAGTAATGATTACCGTTCGTTCTGGGATCAATTGAATCACGGTGTCTACCAGTCCGGCGAGTACAAACGTTTTGGCAAGGGTAACAAAGAAATCTGGATTCAGGCTTCTTATAACCCCATTCTGAACCAGAATGGCAAACCTTTCCGCGTGGTGAAATACGCAACCGATGTCACCGCCCGTACCACTGCAGTTTACGATATTAAACAAGTTATGACCCAACTGGCGAAGGGCGACCTGACTTGCGAGATTGAACACGAGTTTGAAGGCGAGTTCAAAGTGCTGGGCGAGTCTATCAACCAGTTTATCCGTGATATGCGGGTCACCATTTCACGCATCAACCACGCTGTTGAAACGATCAGCAGTGCGTCCAGTGAGATCGCCAGCGGAAATGCAGACTTATCCAGCCGGACAGAGCAGCAGGCGTCCAGTCTGGAAGAAACGGCGTCCTCAATGGAAGAACTCACCGGTACTGTGCGTCTGAATGCAGAGAATGCCGAGCAGGCCAACAGCCTTGCATCACAAGCTTCATCTATCGCCGTAAACGGCGGCAATATGATTCAGCGCGTGGTTGAAACTATGGGCAGCATCAACGAGTCAGCCCAGAAAATTTCAGACATCATCGGTGTAATAGACGGCATCGCCTTCCAGACCAATATTCTGGCACTGAATGCCGCCGTAGAAGCCGCCCGTGCCGGTGAACAGGGACGCGGATTTGCGGTAGTCGCCTCAGAAGTAAGAACGCTGGCACAGCGCTCTGCAGAAGCTGCAAAAGACATCAAAGAGCTGATTTCAGACTCTGTGGATAAGATTGGCAGCGGCAACACGCTGGTGAAACAGAGCGGCGACACCATGGGCGAAGTGGTTACCTCGATTAAGCGGGTTAACGACATTATGTCAGAAATTGCTGCGGCGTCTTCTGAACAGTCCAACGGCATAAACGAAATCAGTAAAGCCGTTACTCAAATGGATGAAATGACGCAGCAGAACGCGGCGCTGGTCGAAGAAGCCGCAGCAGCAGCGGAAAGTATGCGTCAGCAGGCAGCACAACTGTCAGAGCGTGTGGCCACATTTAAATTAAGTGATAAAGACCGCTCAGCAGACCCAATGGAAGACCTGCCTGCCATTAGTGCAAGACCGAAATCTCAGTCCCGCAAGCCGGCAGCAGCAATCGGATCAAACGGGAAAAGCAGCAAACCTGCAGTAAAGGCTGCGGCTCCTGAAGATACGGAAGAATGGGAAAGTTTTTAA
- a CDS encoding protein-glutamate methylesterase/protein-glutamine glutaminase, with protein MTIKVLVVDDSALIRNLLGEIVKSESDMQLVGAAPDAYVAKKMVQEHNPDVITLDIEMPKVDGLRFLDVLMKARPTPVVMISTLTEAGADATIRSLELGAVDFIPKPKLGVVQGIEEYRELILSKIRMAARSRVRQQKPATVKTTTALTYSSTEKIIAIGASTGGTEAIKTIVSALPANAPATVITQHMPPGYTSTFAKRLDACSQLKIVEARGDERLLPGHGYLAPGDKHMEIIRSGADYRIRLNDGPRVSGHKPSVDMMFTSLVESAGSNVVASLLTGMGKDGADGLLALKEKGAFTICQNEDTCVVYGMPKVAVSLGAAEKILPLENIAQAMVSQLEKMKAGSRL; from the coding sequence ATGACGATAAAAGTACTTGTTGTAGACGACTCCGCGTTAATCAGAAATCTGCTTGGCGAAATCGTAAAAAGCGAAAGCGATATGCAGCTGGTTGGTGCCGCACCCGATGCCTATGTCGCTAAAAAGATGGTGCAGGAACACAATCCGGATGTCATCACTCTGGATATAGAAATGCCCAAGGTCGACGGCCTGCGTTTCCTCGATGTACTGATGAAAGCACGTCCCACGCCGGTGGTAATGATATCCACACTCACGGAAGCAGGCGCTGATGCCACCATCCGTTCACTGGAGCTTGGCGCTGTTGATTTTATCCCCAAACCCAAACTGGGAGTTGTGCAGGGAATAGAAGAATACCGCGAATTGATTTTATCAAAGATACGTATGGCAGCCCGCTCGCGGGTGCGTCAGCAAAAGCCGGCCACAGTTAAAACAACGACTGCCCTCACCTATTCAAGTACTGAGAAAATCATCGCCATCGGCGCTTCTACCGGCGGCACGGAAGCGATTAAAACCATAGTCAGTGCGTTACCGGCCAATGCTCCGGCAACGGTTATCACCCAGCATATGCCGCCGGGTTATACCAGCACCTTTGCAAAGCGGCTGGATGCCTGCAGCCAGTTAAAAATTGTGGAAGCCCGGGGTGATGAGCGTTTACTTCCCGGCCACGGCTACCTGGCTCCCGGCGATAAACATATGGAGATCATCCGCAGTGGTGCCGATTACCGGATCAGATTAAATGACGGGCCCCGTGTCAGTGGTCACAAGCCCTCAGTGGATATGATGTTTACCTCGCTGGTTGAATCTGCCGGCAGTAACGTGGTGGCCAGTTTGCTGACAGGTATGGGTAAAGACGGCGCAGACGGGTTGCTGGCACTGAAAGAGAAAGGTGCTTTCACTATTTGTCAAAATGAAGATACCTGTGTGGTATACGGTATGCCTAAAGTTGCCGTCTCCCTGGGGGCGGCGGAAAAGATTTTGCCACTTGAGAATATCGCTCAGGCAATGGTTTCTCAACTGGAGAAAATGAAGGCAGGCAGCCGTTTGTAA
- a CDS encoding sensor histidine kinase, with amino-acid sequence MFEQLFGKLPVGICIVNEDYQVIFLNDFFIDRMETGLRADYMEKPVAELFPEQEKFLRRRIKSVFVLQHPSFSYWEQRPHIFPFKSSRPITGEETQMYQNMEIVPLSSPEHGKLACIFLQDVTAQASYFIAQQELSKALKREHEEQLKLIKKLDSAQSQLIQAEKMASTGQLAAGIAHEINNPIGFVSANLDTLKQYGEHLITLCDTLADNIENTDEKTRTLITGLLEEHHYDLLKDDMTPLIDESRDGLIRVRDIVENLKRFALEDSAGWQLMDLDEAVKQMAELVSVQYKKPTFKVTCEPAGLKIYCEPGSLKQALMNMVINAAQSINHKGFVKVDVHGDDTTVRIKIIDSGEGIEEKHVKKIFDPFFTTKPEGLGQGLGLSVAYTAIEQHEGKISVSSKVGKGTVFEVTLPVLTPDDEAH; translated from the coding sequence ATGTTCGAGCAACTTTTTGGCAAATTACCGGTTGGGATCTGCATTGTAAATGAAGATTACCAGGTCATTTTCCTCAACGACTTTTTTATCGACCGCATGGAAACCGGACTCCGTGCTGACTACATGGAAAAGCCGGTAGCAGAGCTCTTTCCAGAGCAGGAAAAGTTTCTGCGCCGCAGAATTAAATCTGTCTTCGTTCTTCAACATCCCAGTTTCAGCTACTGGGAACAACGCCCGCATATTTTTCCGTTTAAAAGTAGCCGCCCCATTACCGGTGAAGAGACACAGATGTACCAGAATATGGAAATCGTGCCCTTATCTTCTCCGGAGCATGGCAAGCTGGCGTGTATTTTCCTTCAGGACGTTACCGCCCAGGCCAGTTACTTCATTGCCCAGCAGGAATTATCCAAAGCGCTGAAACGTGAGCATGAAGAACAACTTAAACTCATCAAGAAACTCGACTCAGCGCAAAGCCAGCTTATCCAGGCAGAAAAAATGGCTTCTACGGGACAACTGGCAGCCGGCATTGCCCACGAAATCAATAATCCCATTGGCTTTGTCTCAGCCAATCTGGACACTTTAAAGCAATACGGTGAACACCTGATAACCTTGTGCGACACGCTGGCAGACAATATTGAAAATACCGATGAAAAAACACGCACGCTAATCACGGGCCTTCTGGAAGAGCATCATTACGACTTATTAAAAGACGATATGACTCCGCTGATTGATGAGTCCAGAGACGGCCTTATCCGTGTGCGGGACATTGTCGAGAACCTTAAGCGGTTTGCACTGGAAGATTCGGCCGGATGGCAACTGATGGATTTGGATGAAGCGGTAAAGCAGATGGCAGAGCTGGTATCAGTCCAATACAAAAAGCCCACGTTTAAAGTCACCTGTGAACCCGCCGGCCTGAAAATCTATTGCGAGCCGGGCAGCCTTAAACAGGCTTTGATGAATATGGTGATCAATGCGGCCCAGTCCATCAATCATAAAGGGTTTGTAAAAGTAGATGTGCATGGTGATGACACAACGGTCCGCATCAAGATCATCGACAGTGGTGAAGGCATTGAAGAAAAGCACGTTAAGAAGATATTTGATCCGTTCTTCACAACCAAACCGGAAGGGCTGGGTCAGGGGCTCGGGTTATCAGTGGCTTATACAGCCATAGAACAACATGAAGGCAAAATTTCAGTCAGTAGTAAGGTGGGTAAAGGTACCGTATTTGAAGTCACTTTACCGGTACTGACCCCGGACGACGAAGCACATTAA